A DNA window from Linepithema humile isolate Giens D197 chromosome 6, Lhum_UNIL_v1.0, whole genome shotgun sequence contains the following coding sequences:
- the sta gene encoding small ribosomal subunit protein uS2 isoform X2 produces MSGGLDVLALKEDDVTKMLAAGTHLGAENVNFQMEQYVYKKRVDGVNVINLRHTWEKLLLAARAIVAIEHPSEVFVISCRHSGQRAVLKFAAHTGATPIAGRFTPGAFTNQIQAAFREPRLLIVTDPSTDHQPITEASYVNIPVIAFCNTDSPLRFVDISIPCNTKSLHTVGLMWWLLAREVLRLRGSIPRETKWDVVVDLFFYRDPEEAEKEEQAAKEIAPAKEFTGPVEPAPAPEPGWVNEVEPPAVPTENWADDVAPPAAAAIPAAGATQTFQATGDWAAQPPEEWSTPVATPAAQSWGGATSEKW; encoded by the exons atgtcaGGAGGTTTAGATGTATTAGCCCTCAAAGAGGACGATGTTACCAAGATGTTGGCTGCTGGCACTCACCTGGGTGCTGAGAATGTCAACTTCCAGATGGAACAATATGTCTATAAAAAAAGAGTTGATG GTGTGAATGTCATCAATCTCCGACACACTTGGGAAAAGTTACTGCTTGCGGCACGTGCCATCGTCGCCATTGAGCACCCCAGTGAGGTTTTCGTTATCAGTTGCCGCCACTCTGGCCAAAGAGCTGTACTGAAGTTTGCAGCTCATACCGGTGCCACTCCCATTGCTGGACGTTTCACTCCTGGTGCATTCACCAATCAGATCCAG gCTGCTTTCCGTGAACCGCGTTTGCTGATTGTCACGGATCCGTCCACCGATCATCAGCCCATCACCGAAGCCAGCTATGTGAATATCCCAGTCATCGCTTTTTGCAACACCGACTCGCCGTTGCGCTTTGTGGATATCTCGATTCCCTGTAACACCAAGAGTCTGCACACCGTCGGTCTGATGTGGTGGCTGCTCGCCAGGGAGGTCCTCCGTCTCAGAGGATCCATCCCACGTGAAACAAAGTGGGACGTAGTGGTGGATCTCTTCTTCTACAGAGATCCGGAAGAG gcGGAGAAGGAAGAACAGGCCGCGAAGGAAATTGCGCCGGCGAAGGAATTCACGGGTCCGGTGGAACCTGCTCCCGCTCCAGAGCCTGGCTGGGTGAACGAAGTCGAGCCGCCCGCAGTGCCCACCGAAAACTGGGCCGACGATGTGGCACCGCCAGCGGCCGCTGCCATTCCTGCGGCTGGTgccacgcaaaccttccaagcCACTGGCGATTGGGCTGCTCAG CCTCCAGAGGAATGGTCAACACCTGTGGCAACACCTGCTGCTCAGAGCTGGGGGGGTGCGACCAGCGAAAAGTGGTAA
- the sta gene encoding small ribosomal subunit protein uS2 isoform X1, which translates to MSGGLDVLALKEDDVTKMLAAGTHLGAENVNFQMEQYVYKKRVDGAGVNVINLRHTWEKLLLAARAIVAIEHPSEVFVISCRHSGQRAVLKFAAHTGATPIAGRFTPGAFTNQIQAAFREPRLLIVTDPSTDHQPITEASYVNIPVIAFCNTDSPLRFVDISIPCNTKSLHTVGLMWWLLAREVLRLRGSIPRETKWDVVVDLFFYRDPEEAEKEEQAAKEIAPAKEFTGPVEPAPAPEPGWVNEVEPPAVPTENWADDVAPPAAAAIPAAGATQTFQATGDWAAQPPEEWSTPVATPAAQSWGGATSEKW; encoded by the exons atgtcaGGAGGTTTAGATGTATTAGCCCTCAAAGAGGACGATGTTACCAAGATGTTGGCTGCTGGCACTCACCTGGGTGCTGAGAATGTCAACTTCCAGATGGAACAATATGTCTATAAAAAAAGAGTTGATG gTGCAGGTGTGAATGTCATCAATCTCCGACACACTTGGGAAAAGTTACTGCTTGCGGCACGTGCCATCGTCGCCATTGAGCACCCCAGTGAGGTTTTCGTTATCAGTTGCCGCCACTCTGGCCAAAGAGCTGTACTGAAGTTTGCAGCTCATACCGGTGCCACTCCCATTGCTGGACGTTTCACTCCTGGTGCATTCACCAATCAGATCCAG gCTGCTTTCCGTGAACCGCGTTTGCTGATTGTCACGGATCCGTCCACCGATCATCAGCCCATCACCGAAGCCAGCTATGTGAATATCCCAGTCATCGCTTTTTGCAACACCGACTCGCCGTTGCGCTTTGTGGATATCTCGATTCCCTGTAACACCAAGAGTCTGCACACCGTCGGTCTGATGTGGTGGCTGCTCGCCAGGGAGGTCCTCCGTCTCAGAGGATCCATCCCACGTGAAACAAAGTGGGACGTAGTGGTGGATCTCTTCTTCTACAGAGATCCGGAAGAG gcGGAGAAGGAAGAACAGGCCGCGAAGGAAATTGCGCCGGCGAAGGAATTCACGGGTCCGGTGGAACCTGCTCCCGCTCCAGAGCCTGGCTGGGTGAACGAAGTCGAGCCGCCCGCAGTGCCCACCGAAAACTGGGCCGACGATGTGGCACCGCCAGCGGCCGCTGCCATTCCTGCGGCTGGTgccacgcaaaccttccaagcCACTGGCGATTGGGCTGCTCAG CCTCCAGAGGAATGGTCAACACCTGTGGCAACACCTGCTGCTCAGAGCTGGGGGGGTGCGACCAGCGAAAAGTGGTAA